A stretch of the Lactuca sativa cultivar Salinas chromosome 9, Lsat_Salinas_v11, whole genome shotgun sequence genome encodes the following:
- the LOC111894675 gene encoding probable sphingolipid transporter spinster homolog 2, whose amino-acid sequence MHEYSEIRRLIKHRTKEEMAIDSTSWLTPKRLLVFFCAINMLDYIDRGAISTNGVNGNPRTCSESNVCSDGSGIQGDFDLSNFKDGILSSAFMVGLLIASPIFASLAKTVNPFRLIGVGLSVWTLAVVGCGLSVDFWSITICRMLVGVGEASYISLAAPFIDENAPVAQRTAWLGIFFMCKPIGVSVGYFYGGLVGANLGWRYAFFGEAILMLPFAILGFVMKPLQMKGMLNAKVIPGSLNEEFSKKDSSSYVSSTLNKLSRFGQDMKALLSEKVYVVNVLGYIAYNFVIGASAYWGPKAVYGIYQSDNVDLLFGVITIVGGIVGTIGGSILLDRMNSTIPNALTLLSIATFFGAVFCFSAFCFSSLYVFLVLFLIGEIFVFANQGPVNFVSLHTVKPSLRPLSMAISTVSIHIFGDVPSPPLVGILQDKVDNWRTSSLILSSVLFLAAGIWFIGIFLPSVDRYEEDSEHLGTRVEQLDVTPLLESKVANGDTISALL is encoded by the exons ATGCATGAATATTCTGAAATAAGAAGGTTAATTAAACACAGGACGAAGGAAGAAATGGCTATAGATTCAACTTCTTGGTTAACTCCTAAAAG GTTGCTTGTGTTTTTCTGTGCGATCAACATGCTAGATTATATAGATCGAGGAGCCATTTCCACTAATGGTGTAAATGGGAATCCTAGAACTTGCTCAGAGAGTAATGTGTGTTCAGATGGTAGTGGAATTCA GGGTGATTTCGATCTAAGCAATTTTAAAGATGGTATTCTATCTTCTGCTTTCATGGTTGGACTTCTTATTGCATCTCCAATATTTGCATCCTTGGCCAAGAC CGTTAATCCTTTTAGACTTATTGGAGTTGGATTGTCGGTGTGGACACTTGCTGTAGTTGGTTGTGGGCTTTCGGTTGATTTTTGGTCAATCACTATCTGTAGAAT GTTAGTTGGTGTTGGTGAAGCTTCTTATATAAGTCTTGCAGCTCCATTTATTGATGAAAATGCTCCAGTAGCTCAG AGAACCGCATGGTTGGGAATATTCTTTATGTGCAAACCTATTGGAGTTTCTGTTGGTTATTTCTATGGTGGATTG GTTGGAGCTAATTTAGGTTGGCGTTATGCATTTTTTGGTGAAGCAATTTTAATGCTTCCATTTGCTATTTTGGGTTTTGTAATGAAACCTTtgcaaatgaaag GCATGTTAAATGCTAAAGTCATCCCAGGGTCCTTAAATGAAGAGTTCTCAAAGAAAGATTCTTCCAG CTATGTTTCATCTACTTTAAATAAATTATCAAGATTTGGGCAAGATATGAAGGCTCTTTTGAGTGAGAAAGTATATGTTGTAAATGTCCTAG GTTACATAGCGTATAATTTCGTCATTGGTGCATCTGCATACTGGGGCCCAAAAGCTGTTTATGGCATATATCAATCG gacaatgttgatttattatttggagTCATCACAATTGTTGGTGGAATTGTGGGGACAATAGGAGGAAGTATTCTTCTCGATCGCATGAATTCCACAATCCCCAATGCTTTGACG TTACTTTCCATAGCAACATTTTTTGGAGCAGTATTTTGCTTTAGTGCCTTTTGTTTCAGCAGCCTATACGTTTTCTTGGTTCTCTTTTTAATTGGGGAGATTTTTGTTTTTGCCAACCAG GGTCCTGTGAATTTTGTAAGTCTCCATACTGTTAAACCAAGTTTACGACCATTATCAATGGCAATCTCTACTGTCTCAATTCACATCTTTGGTGACGTGCCCTCCCCACCACTTGTTGGAATCCTACAG GACAAAGTTGATAACTGGAGGACATCTTCTTTGATCTTATCTTCAGTATTGTTTTTGGCAGCCGGAATATGGTTTATAG gtATCTTTCTTCCTAGTGTGGATAGATATGAAGAAGACAGTGAGCATTTGGGGACACGTGTTGAGCAGCTAGATGTAACACCTTTGCTTGAATCTAAGGTGGCTAATGGAGATACTATTTCTGCTTTGCTATAA